The proteins below come from a single Cylindrospermopsis raciborskii Cr2010 genomic window:
- a CDS encoding hydantoinase/oxoprolinase family protein yields the protein MLKFFADRGGTFTDIVALTDNQDIINRLLNYPQRFLIVPLPDQQWVIVYKLLSENPDQYTDAVIQGIRHIMGVPLQQSIPGQTIEVIKMGTTVATNALLERHGDRVVLVINKGFKDALRIGYQNRPNIFARQIILPTMLYEAVIEVDARYDAQGKELFPVNYHQIKYDLQTIHQTGIDSCAIVLMHGDRYPKHEQEIGKIAEEIGFTQISISHQVSPLMKLVSRGDTTVVDAYLTPILRRYVNQVSSQVPEVKLMFMKSDGGLTDAEKFQGKDSILSGPAGGIVGAVQTSKRAGFNLIITFDMGGTSTDVAHFKGEYERQLDSEIAGARMRVPVLAINTIAAGGGSILSFDGSTYRVGPESAGSNPGPASYRRGGPLTVTDANIMLGKIQPQYFPAVFGNDGQLPLDREIVLEKFTNLTQNMTLTTGKSFSPPQVASGFIAIAVENMANAIKKISLQRGYDISEYVLCCFGGAGGQVACLIADTLGMKKIFLHPFAGVLSAYGMGLADVRATRVTGVEKPLNQSLIPQLQELVTRLEISANQELNPAENQVNHLSVRVIKNLNLKYEGTNSTLSVDFRNDIELIQQQFAREHKSRYGFIQPEKTLIVESIFVEVIQQMDTPEEPIISRQLPQGQIPQPLEVVELFTANRWWYTPVYRREDLQPGDIIPGTAIIVEKISTIVVEPNWQVKLTERNHLILERAER from the coding sequence GTGTTAAAATTCTTTGCAGACAGAGGTGGAACATTTACAGATATTGTAGCGTTAACCGATAATCAGGACATAATCAATAGATTATTAAACTACCCCCAGAGATTTTTAATTGTTCCCTTACCCGATCAACAATGGGTAATAGTTTATAAATTATTGTCAGAGAATCCCGATCAGTATACAGATGCGGTAATTCAAGGAATTCGTCATATTATGGGAGTTCCCCTCCAACAGAGTATTCCTGGTCAAACTATAGAAGTGATTAAAATGGGAACAACAGTGGCAACAAATGCACTGCTAGAAAGACATGGAGACCGGGTTGTTTTAGTCATTAATAAAGGCTTTAAAGATGCTTTAAGAATTGGTTATCAAAACCGTCCTAACATTTTCGCTCGACAGATAATTTTACCCACCATGCTGTATGAAGCAGTAATTGAAGTAGATGCTAGATATGATGCTCAAGGTAAGGAGTTATTTCCCGTAAATTATCACCAAATTAAATACGACCTACAAACAATTCATCAAACAGGAATTGACAGTTGCGCCATCGTTCTTATGCATGGCGATCGCTATCCCAAACATGAACAAGAAATAGGAAAAATTGCCGAAGAAATTGGATTTACCCAAATTTCCATTTCCCATCAAGTTAGTCCCCTAATGAAACTTGTGAGTCGGGGAGATACAACAGTTGTGGATGCTTATTTAACACCCATATTACGTCGTTATGTCAATCAAGTTTCCAGTCAGGTTCCTGAGGTAAAATTAATGTTTATGAAATCTGATGGTGGGTTAACTGATGCAGAGAAATTTCAAGGTAAAGATAGCATTTTAAGTGGACCTGCTGGTGGTATTGTTGGTGCAGTACAAACTAGTAAAAGAGCGGGATTTAATTTAATCATCACCTTTGATATGGGAGGAACAAGCACAGATGTGGCCCATTTTAAAGGGGAATATGAAAGACAATTAGATTCGGAAATAGCAGGTGCGCGGATGCGAGTTCCCGTCCTAGCGATTAATACCATTGCTGCAGGTGGAGGTTCAATTTTATCTTTTGATGGATCCACCTATCGTGTAGGTCCAGAATCTGCAGGTTCAAATCCCGGACCTGCATCCTACAGACGGGGGGGACCATTAACAGTCACAGACGCTAATATTATGTTGGGGAAGATTCAACCCCAATACTTTCCAGCAGTTTTTGGAAATGATGGTCAATTACCTTTGGATAGGGAAATAGTGCTGGAGAAGTTTACAAACTTGACCCAGAATATGACATTAACTACAGGAAAATCCTTTTCTCCTCCACAGGTAGCATCAGGATTTATTGCTATTGCTGTGGAAAATATGGCTAATGCCATTAAAAAAATTAGTCTACAACGGGGTTATGATATTAGCGAATATGTATTATGTTGTTTTGGAGGTGCAGGTGGACAGGTAGCTTGTTTAATTGCGGATACTTTAGGAATGAAAAAGATATTTTTGCATCCCTTTGCTGGTGTATTGTCAGCTTATGGAATGGGTTTAGCTGATGTGAGAGCTACCAGAGTCACCGGAGTAGAAAAACCCTTGAATCAGTCCTTAATTCCCCAATTACAGGAATTAGTTACCCGTTTAGAAATTTCCGCCAATCAAGAATTAAATCCAGCAGAAAATCAGGTAAATCATTTGTCAGTCAGGGTGATTAAAAACCTTAACCTCAAGTATGAGGGAACTAATTCTACCTTATCCGTCGATTTTAGAAACGATATAGAATTAATACAGCAGCAATTTGCCAGGGAACACAAATCAAGATATGGGTTTATTCAGCCAGAAAAAACCTTAATTGTGGAATCTATTTTTGTCGAGGTGATTCAACAGATGGACACACCAGAAGAACCCATCATTTCCCGTCAACTTCCCCAGGGGCAAATTCCCCAACCTTTAGAAGTAGTTGAGCTATTTACCGCCAATAGATGGTGGTATACTCCAGTTTATAGAAGAGAAGATTTACAACCGGGAGATATTATCCCAGGTACTGCTATTATTGTGGAGAAAATCAGCACCATTGTGGTTGAACCCAATTGGCAAGTAAAATTAACCGAACGTAATCATTTAATCTTGGAAAGAGCAGAAAGATGA
- a CDS encoding sugar phosphate nucleotidyltransferase, producing MKAMILAAGKGTRVRPITYTIPKPMIPILQKPVMEFLLELLRKHGFDQIMVNVSHLAEEIENYFRDGQRFGVQIGYSFEGKIDDQGKLVGEAIGSAGGMRRIQDFSPFFDETFVVLCGDALIDLDLTAAVKWHRSKGAMATIITKSVPQEEVSSYGVVVTDHDNRVRAFQEKPSVEEALSTNINTGIYIFEPEVFKYIPSGVEYDIGSQLFPHLVEINAPFYAIPMDFEWVDIGKVPDYWRAIRGVLLGEIKNVQIPGYEVAPNIYTGLNVAVNWDRVDITGPVYIGAMTRIEDGAKIVGPSMIGPNCWICGGATVDNSVIFEWSRLGPGVRLVDKLVFGRYCVDKMGAAIDVQAAALDWLITDARQTLPAEIPPEHQAIAELLGAITV from the coding sequence ATGAAAGCAATGATTCTAGCAGCGGGTAAAGGCACTCGTGTACGCCCTATTACATATACCATTCCTAAACCAATGATTCCCATTCTGCAAAAGCCAGTAATGGAGTTTTTGCTAGAGTTATTGCGTAAACATGGGTTTGACCAGATCATGGTTAATGTGAGCCATTTAGCTGAGGAGATAGAAAATTATTTCCGTGATGGTCAAAGGTTCGGAGTGCAGATTGGTTATTCTTTTGAGGGTAAAATAGACGATCAAGGGAAATTAGTGGGGGAAGCTATCGGTTCAGCTGGGGGAATGCGTCGTATCCAAGATTTCTCACCTTTTTTTGATGAAACATTTGTAGTTTTGTGTGGTGATGCTTTAATTGATTTAGACCTCACCGCAGCAGTTAAGTGGCACAGGTCTAAGGGTGCAATGGCTACTATTATTACCAAGTCTGTCCCCCAAGAGGAAGTTTCTAGTTATGGTGTGGTTGTCACAGATCATGATAACCGAGTGCGAGCTTTTCAGGAAAAACCATCCGTTGAAGAAGCTCTCAGCACCAATATTAACACCGGTATTTATATCTTTGAGCCAGAAGTGTTTAAGTATATCCCATCCGGTGTTGAATATGACATTGGTAGTCAGTTGTTCCCCCACCTGGTGGAAATTAATGCTCCCTTTTATGCTATCCCCATGGATTTTGAATGGGTAGATATTGGTAAAGTACCTGATTATTGGCGGGCAATTCGCGGTGTTTTACTGGGAGAGATTAAAAATGTACAAATACCCGGTTATGAAGTTGCTCCAAATATATATACTGGTTTAAATGTAGCCGTAAATTGGGATCGGGTAGATATTACTGGACCTGTTTACATTGGTGCTATGACTCGAATTGAGGATGGGGCCAAAATTGTCGGACCATCCATGATTGGACCAAATTGCTGGATTTGTGGGGGTGCGACTGTGGATAATAGTGTGATTTTTGAATGGTCTCGCTTAGGTCCAGGAGTTCGCTTGGTAGATAAGTTGGTATTTGGACGGTATTGTGTAGATAAAATGGGCGCTGCTATTGACGTACAAGCAGCAGCTTTAGACTGGCTAATTACTGATGCACGTCAAACCCTACCCGCTGAAATTCCTCCAGAACACCAAGCGATCGCCGAGTTGTTAGGAGCAATTACAGTTTAG
- a CDS encoding AI-2E family transporter: protein MRLSASLQTILTYGLACPLIAVNVWLLSLLFHYFQHPITILSIAAILAFLLNYPVQLLEKARITRTYSVIIVLVITLTLLVILGFTLVPMLVEQTTQLLKNIPDWVTSSQENLSRLQVLARQKRLHIDFSVVSSQINASVQNILQQIASGAVGFAGTLLSGLLNIVLVVVLAFYMLIYGDRLWSGLINQLPSYIGLPLSKSLQLNFHNFFLSQLLLALFMVIALTPIFLFLRVPFALLFAIIIGISELVPVIGATLGIGLVTLLVSLQTWWLAFPVAMVAIIIQQIRDNILAPKLLGNFTGLNPLWIFIAILMGFEIGGLLGTLVAVPIAGTIKSTVDTIRNNGIT, encoded by the coding sequence ATGCGACTTTCAGCTTCCCTGCAGACTATATTAACATACGGACTGGCCTGTCCACTTATCGCTGTGAATGTTTGGCTACTCTCTTTGTTGTTCCACTACTTCCAGCACCCAATCACTATTCTCAGCATCGCAGCTATTTTAGCTTTTTTGCTCAATTACCCTGTCCAGTTACTAGAAAAGGCCAGGATTACTAGAACTTACTCAGTCATAATAGTTTTAGTGATTACTTTAACCCTATTGGTGATTCTGGGTTTTACCCTAGTCCCCATGCTAGTGGAACAAACAACCCAGCTCCTCAAAAATATCCCCGATTGGGTGACTTCCAGTCAAGAAAATTTAAGTAGGTTACAGGTCTTAGCTCGTCAAAAGCGTTTGCATATTGATTTCAGTGTGGTTAGCAGTCAAATTAATGCCAGCGTGCAAAATATTCTACAACAAATTGCCTCCGGTGCAGTGGGTTTTGCTGGAACTTTATTGTCCGGACTTTTAAATATAGTCCTAGTCGTCGTATTGGCATTTTATATGCTGATATATGGCGATCGCTTGTGGTCTGGCTTAATTAATCAACTACCATCCTATATTGGATTACCCCTGAGCAAATCCTTACAATTGAATTTTCATAACTTTTTTTTGAGTCAACTGTTGTTAGCATTATTCATGGTAATCGCTTTAACACCAATTTTTTTATTTTTAAGAGTTCCCTTTGCTCTATTATTTGCGATTATTATAGGAATCTCCGAACTAGTTCCTGTAATTGGTGCTACTTTGGGTATAGGGTTAGTGACCTTACTAGTATCCTTACAGACTTGGTGGTTAGCATTTCCAGTAGCAATGGTGGCAATTATCATACAACAGATCAGAGATAATATCCTAGCACCCAAATTACTTGGTAATTTTACCGGACTCAATCCCCTATGGATTTTCATTGCCATTTTGATGGGATTTGAAATTGGAGGTTTGCTGGGGACTTTAGTAGCAGTACCAATTGCGGGTACTATCAAGAGTACAGTTGACACTATTAGAAACAACGGAATAACTTAG
- a CDS encoding segregation/condensation protein A, which yields MDAKDLLATINNLIEQAKRGEIDPWNVEVVEVIDRYLEFMSPQGTTQGYESDLHQSGQAFLSASMLVLFKANTLMELSRIDSEIDNSSEDVVTDDNNTESHSIERLQLERQLRRRTAAMPPPKRRVTLVELIEQLQIMASQLKEVEKPNKSERPRRQPTMKTMKAALELAHQENLTQVAVEVEQVLLLAAKEENSSEPSWGLEELVELWSGTQQANQVDKKSSSEHNSEHGNLVSVFWALLLLCAQSKVELFQEEFYQEVKVRLLRQK from the coding sequence ATGGATGCCAAAGATCTGTTAGCAACAATTAACAACCTGATTGAACAGGCCAAAAGGGGAGAGATAGATCCCTGGAATGTGGAAGTAGTTGAGGTAATTGACCGGTATTTAGAATTCATGTCACCCCAAGGTACCACTCAAGGTTATGAATCAGATTTGCACCAGTCCGGTCAGGCTTTTCTATCCGCATCTATGCTTGTTCTTTTTAAAGCAAATACCTTAATGGAGTTGTCAAGAATAGATAGTGAAATAGATAATAGTTCTGAAGATGTAGTTACAGATGATAACAATACAGAGTCACATAGTATAGAGAGGTTGCAGTTAGAGAGGCAATTAAGAAGGCGGACCGCTGCCATGCCCCCACCTAAGCGTCGCGTTACTCTGGTAGAATTAATCGAGCAGTTACAGATTATGGCTAGTCAGCTAAAGGAGGTAGAAAAGCCAAACAAATCGGAGCGACCTAGGCGTCAGCCAACTATGAAAACCATGAAAGCGGCCTTAGAATTAGCCCACCAGGAAAATCTCACCCAGGTTGCTGTGGAGGTGGAACAGGTGTTGCTTCTAGCAGCAAAAGAAGAAAATTCATCAGAACCATCCTGGGGATTAGAAGAACTGGTAGAGTTGTGGAGTGGTACACAACAAGCAAATCAGGTGGACAAAAAATCTAGCAGTGAGCACAATTCCGAGCATGGTAACCTAGTCAGTGTGTTTTGGGCACTATTGCTCCTTTGTGCCCAGTCTAAAGTAGAGCTATTCCAGGAAGAATTTTATCAGGAAGTCAAAGTGCGGTTATTAAGACAGAAGTAG
- the speA gene encoding biosynthetic arginine decarboxylase → MGVESITDEIVKVHTNGHKSELKNQKHKKLLPPSTKSGDLSRSWKIEDSEDLYRIEGWGRPYFSINAAGHVTVSPKGDRGGSLDLFELVNALKQRNLGLPLLIRFSDILEDRIERLNSCFAKAIARYNYSGVYRGVFPVKCNQERHLIEDLVRFGKPHQFGLEAGSKPELMIALALLDTPGALLVCNGYKDREYIETAMLAQKLGQTPIIVLEQIEEVDLAIAASAQLGIKPILGVRAKLSTQGMGRWGTSTGDRAKFGLTIPEIMEAVDRLRSANLLDCLQLLHFHIGSQISAINVIKDAIQEASRIYVELAMLGADMKFLDVGGGLGVDYDGSQTNFYASKNYNMQNYANDIVAELKDTCSESKIPVPTLISESGRAIASHQSVLIFDVLSTSDVPLNPPEELQEGESPIIKYLWETYQCINKENYQEFYHDAAQFKEEAISRFNLGILRLQERAKAERLYWACCQKILEITRQQEYVPDELEDLEKIMASIYYINLSVFQSAPDCWAIDQLFPIMPIHRLDEEPTQRGILADLTCDSDGKIDRFIDLRDVKSVLELHKFNPDKPYYLGMFLNGAYQEIMGNLHNLFGDTNAVHIQLTPKGYQIEHVVKGDTMSEVVSYVQYDSEDMVENIRQRCEQALLEDRITLSESQRLLQTYEQSLRRYTYLNNS, encoded by the coding sequence ATGGGTGTCGAGTCAATTACCGATGAAATCGTCAAAGTTCATACTAATGGACATAAATCAGAATTGAAAAACCAAAAACATAAAAAACTACTACCCCCCAGCACTAAATCGGGTGATTTATCCCGCAGTTGGAAAATAGAGGATAGTGAAGATCTATATCGCATTGAAGGTTGGGGTAGACCTTATTTTTCCATTAATGCAGCAGGACATGTTACAGTCTCTCCCAAGGGAGATCGGGGTGGATCTCTGGACTTGTTTGAGTTGGTCAATGCTCTAAAACAACGAAATCTGGGACTACCTTTGTTAATTCGTTTCTCTGATATTTTAGAGGATCGTATAGAGCGCTTAAACTCTTGCTTTGCCAAGGCGATCGCTCGCTATAATTATTCTGGAGTGTATAGGGGGGTTTTTCCGGTCAAATGCAACCAAGAACGGCACTTAATTGAAGATTTGGTGCGTTTTGGCAAGCCTCATCAGTTTGGACTGGAAGCAGGTTCTAAGCCAGAATTAATGATTGCTCTGGCTTTATTAGACACACCAGGAGCTTTATTAGTTTGTAATGGCTATAAAGACCGAGAATATATAGAAACGGCAATGTTGGCTCAAAAACTAGGACAAACTCCAATTATTGTCCTGGAACAAATTGAAGAGGTCGATCTAGCGATCGCAGCTAGTGCTCAGTTAGGGATTAAACCAATTTTAGGAGTACGGGCAAAATTAAGCACTCAAGGCATGGGTAGATGGGGAACTTCCACGGGAGACCGTGCTAAATTTGGCTTGACTATTCCAGAAATCATGGAAGCTGTGGATAGGTTAAGATCTGCCAATTTACTGGATTGTTTACAACTACTTCACTTTCATATTGGCTCACAAATTTCTGCGATTAATGTGATTAAAGATGCCATTCAAGAAGCTAGTCGGATCTATGTGGAACTGGCAATGTTAGGTGCTGACATGAAGTTCTTGGATGTGGGTGGCGGGTTAGGAGTAGATTATGATGGTTCCCAAACAAATTTCTATGCCTCTAAAAACTACAATATGCAAAACTATGCCAATGATATTGTAGCAGAGTTGAAAGATACATGCTCGGAAAGTAAAATTCCTGTACCTACCCTAATTAGTGAAAGTGGAAGAGCGATCGCATCGCACCAGTCCGTGCTTATCTTTGATGTTTTAAGTACCAGTGATGTTCCACTGAATCCACCGGAGGAGCTCCAGGAAGGAGAATCCCCAATTATAAAATACTTGTGGGAGACATATCAGTGTATCAACAAAGAAAACTATCAAGAGTTCTATCATGACGCTGCCCAGTTCAAGGAAGAAGCGATTAGTCGATTTAACTTAGGCATATTACGTCTACAGGAGCGAGCCAAGGCTGAGCGTTTATACTGGGCTTGTTGTCAAAAAATCCTGGAAATTACTAGGCAACAAGAATATGTACCAGATGAATTGGAAGATCTGGAAAAAATCATGGCTTCTATCTATTACATTAATCTCTCCGTATTTCAATCAGCACCAGACTGTTGGGCCATAGACCAATTATTTCCTATCATGCCCATTCACCGTTTAGATGAAGAACCGACTCAAAGGGGCATTTTAGCAGACCTAACTTGTGATAGCGATGGCAAAATCGACCGATTTATCGATCTAAGAGATGTTAAATCGGTTTTAGAGCTGCATAAATTCAACCCTGATAAACCCTATTATTTAGGGATGTTCCTCAACGGTGCTTACCAAGAAATCATGGGCAACCTACATAACTTGTTTGGTGATACCAATGCTGTTCACATTCAACTTACGCCCAAAGGTTACCAAATTGAGCACGTTGTCAAAGGGGATACCATGAGCGAAGTAGTCAGTTATGTCCAGTATGATTCAGAAGACATGGTAGAAAATATTCGCCAGCGTTGTGAACAAGCTCTATTAGAAGACCGTATCACCTTATCCGAATCCCAAAGATTGCTGCAAACCTACGAACAAAGTCTGAGAAGATATACGTATCTAAATAACAGTTAA
- the ftsH2 gene encoding ATP-dependent zinc metalloprotease FtsH2, with the protein MKFSWRVVALWSVLALVIGFFLWQGTFAGSPGDQSKNAANTRMTYGRFLEYLDADRVTSVDLYDGGRTAIIEALDQDIENHVQRWRVDLPFNAPELVNKLKEHQVSFDAHPVRNDGAIWGLLGNLVFPVLLIGGLFFLFRRSNNLPGGPGQAMSFGKSRARFQMEAKTGVKFDDVAGIEEAKEELQEVVTFLKQPEKFTAVGAKIPKGVLLVGPPGTGKTLLAKAIAGEAGVPFFSISGSEFVEMFVGVGASRVRDLFKKAKDNAPCIIFIDEIDAVGRQRGAGIGGGNDEREQTLNQLLTEMDGFEGNTGIIIIAATNRPDVLDSALLRPGRFDRQVTVDTPDIKGRLEILEVHARNKKLDQSVSLEAIARRTPGFSGADLANLLNEAAILTARRRKEAITLLEIDDAVDRVVAGMEGTPLVDSKSKRLIAYHEIGHALIGTLLKDHDPVQKVTLIPRGQAQGLTWFMPNEEQGLITRSQLKARITGALGGRAAEDVIFGAAEVTTGAGNDLQQVTGMARQMVTRFGMSELGPLSLESQQGEVFLGRDWTTRSEYSESIAARIDAQVRTIVEECYDLAKNIMKQNRTLTDRLVDLLIEKETIDGNEFQQIVAEYTVVPDKTQFVPQL; encoded by the coding sequence ATGAAATTTTCCTGGAGAGTTGTAGCACTTTGGTCAGTATTGGCCCTGGTAATAGGCTTTTTTCTCTGGCAAGGTACATTTGCTGGATCCCCAGGGGATCAAAGCAAAAATGCTGCCAATACCAGAATGACCTACGGACGATTTTTAGAATACCTGGATGCTGATCGTGTAACCAGTGTAGACCTATACGACGGGGGTAGAACAGCTATTATTGAAGCCCTGGATCAGGATATTGAGAACCATGTTCAACGTTGGCGTGTAGATCTCCCCTTCAATGCGCCCGAACTAGTGAACAAACTAAAAGAACATCAAGTCAGTTTTGATGCTCACCCAGTTCGTAACGACGGTGCCATCTGGGGTCTATTAGGCAATTTAGTCTTCCCCGTGTTATTGATTGGCGGTTTATTCTTTTTGTTCCGTCGTTCTAACAACCTTCCTGGGGGACCAGGTCAAGCCATGAGCTTTGGTAAATCTCGTGCTCGTTTCCAAATGGAGGCTAAAACCGGAGTAAAATTTGATGACGTAGCTGGTATTGAAGAAGCTAAAGAAGAATTACAAGAAGTTGTTACCTTCTTAAAGCAACCAGAGAAATTTACTGCAGTAGGGGCGAAAATTCCCAAAGGTGTGTTGCTAGTAGGACCACCGGGAACAGGTAAAACCCTATTAGCAAAAGCAATTGCTGGTGAAGCAGGCGTACCATTCTTTTCTATTTCCGGTTCGGAATTCGTAGAAATGTTTGTGGGTGTGGGAGCTTCCCGAGTTCGTGACCTGTTTAAAAAAGCCAAAGATAACGCCCCTTGTATTATCTTTATAGATGAAATTGATGCTGTAGGTCGTCAACGGGGTGCGGGTATAGGTGGTGGAAATGATGAGCGGGAGCAGACCCTGAACCAATTGTTAACGGAAATGGATGGTTTTGAAGGTAACACTGGCATCATTATTATTGCTGCTACCAACCGTCCTGATGTCCTTGACTCAGCTCTTTTACGTCCTGGACGTTTTGACAGACAGGTGACGGTAGATACACCTGACATTAAAGGGCGGTTAGAAATCTTAGAGGTTCATGCCCGCAACAAGAAACTAGATCAAAGCGTGTCCTTAGAGGCAATTGCCCGTCGAACTCCTGGATTTAGCGGTGCTGACCTAGCCAACTTATTGAATGAAGCGGCCATTTTGACCGCCAGAAGACGCAAAGAAGCAATTACCCTATTAGAAATTGATGATGCGGTTGACCGGGTAGTAGCAGGGATGGAAGGCACTCCTTTAGTAGACAGCAAGAGTAAGCGATTAATTGCCTACCATGAAATAGGACATGCCTTAATAGGTACTTTGTTAAAAGATCATGATCCAGTCCAAAAAGTCACCCTAATTCCCAGAGGACAAGCACAGGGTTTAACCTGGTTTATGCCTAATGAAGAACAAGGATTAATTACCCGTTCTCAACTCAAGGCGAGAATTACAGGTGCTTTAGGAGGGCGTGCAGCTGAGGATGTAATTTTTGGTGCAGCAGAAGTTACTACCGGTGCAGGAAATGATTTACAACAGGTAACTGGTATGGCGCGCCAAATGGTAACACGTTTCGGTATGTCCGAACTTGGTCCCCTATCCCTAGAAAGTCAACAAGGGGAAGTCTTTTTAGGACGTGATTGGACAACCAGATCGGAGTATTCTGAATCTATTGCCGCTCGTATTGACGCACAAGTGAGAACAATTGTAGAAGAGTGTTATGATTTGGCAAAAAACATCATGAAGCAAAATCGTACTCTTACTGATCGTCTAGTAGATCTTTTGATTGAAAAAGAGACTATAGACGGTAATGAGTTCCAGCAAATCGTAGCTGAGTATACTGTTGTTCCCGATAAAACCCAGTTTGTTCCCCAGCTATAA
- a CDS encoding HlyD family efflux transporter periplasmic adaptor subunit has protein sequence MKYSPWANAVQVRQTKENFAKPEEKLSYELGKAVQELPPIYTRLLAGTISAIVFSSILWAHLSQVDEVATATGELIASTQIRPVTSLGNGSILAVKVKEGDRVNKDQVLIERNPDFQQTDINRLTKASKLIEEDLQRLETERTGAKTTGTKLQDELLNSRLSDYKAKQMSAEAEAKRQLANIQQAKIRLSRLQENLANSKPGVVNSQNNLVNAENIRNQIQSNLKIATTREENLRTLLTPGAVPRVDYLEALERVNRANTDIIRAVNEVNNAKNRLLEAQDRVTSLEKDIAAQKQEINQAQQTYQSAKSQSLRLTSERQSEILTQINKRREEMTNIVGQLDQAKKQREKEIIKAPVSGIIYKIKATKGPVQSGEELLSILPEGEDILLEVKVLNRDIGFIRQGMSAKVKLATFPFQEFGVVDAEVLQISPNAVVDEKLGLVFPTRIRLNKHSITMDGQEVEFTPGMMANAEIVTRKKSILTFIVEPITRRFNEAFSVR, from the coding sequence ATGAAATATTCCCCATGGGCCAATGCGGTTCAAGTTCGTCAAACTAAGGAAAACTTTGCCAAACCAGAGGAAAAATTATCTTATGAATTGGGTAAAGCAGTACAAGAACTCCCTCCTATTTATACCCGACTATTAGCTGGAACTATTAGTGCAATTGTATTTAGCAGTATTTTATGGGCTCACCTTTCTCAAGTTGATGAAGTCGCAACTGCAACGGGTGAGTTAATCGCTTCTACTCAAATTAGACCAGTCACATCCTTGGGTAATGGTTCTATTTTAGCAGTAAAGGTCAAGGAAGGAGATCGGGTTAATAAGGATCAAGTGTTAATTGAAAGGAATCCTGATTTTCAACAAACTGATATTAACCGTTTAACAAAGGCCAGTAAATTAATTGAGGAAGATTTACAACGTTTAGAAACTGAAAGAACTGGAGCAAAAACTACGGGAACCAAATTACAAGACGAGTTGTTAAATTCTCGGTTATCAGACTACAAGGCTAAACAAATGTCTGCAGAAGCAGAAGCGAAACGGCAACTTGCCAATATTCAGCAAGCAAAAATCAGATTGAGTCGCTTACAAGAAAATCTGGCTAACAGTAAACCTGGTGTAGTTAATTCCCAAAACAATTTGGTCAATGCAGAAAATATTCGTAATCAAATACAAAGCAATTTGAAAATTGCTACCACTAGAGAAGAAAATCTCAGGACTCTACTCACTCCTGGTGCAGTTCCTAGGGTTGATTATCTGGAAGCTTTGGAGAGGGTAAATAGGGCAAATACGGATATTATCAGAGCTGTTAATGAGGTAAATAATGCTAAAAACAGATTACTGGAAGCTCAGGATAGGGTGACCTCTTTAGAAAAAGATATTGCTGCTCAAAAACAGGAAATTAATCAAGCACAACAGACTTATCAATCCGCTAAAAGTCAAAGTTTAAGATTAACATCAGAGAGACAAAGCGAAATTTTAACCCAGATAAATAAACGTAGAGAAGAAATGACCAATATTGTTGGACAATTAGACCAGGCAAAAAAACAAAGGGAGAAAGAAATAATTAAGGCCCCAGTATCGGGAATAATTTATAAAATCAAAGCCACTAAGGGTCCAGTTCAATCCGGTGAAGAATTACTCTCTATTTTACCCGAAGGAGAAGATATTCTACTAGAAGTAAAAGTTCTCAATCGGGATATTGGTTTTATTCGTCAAGGTATGTCAGCAAAGGTGAAGTTGGCAACTTTCCCTTTTCAAGAATTCGGTGTGGTGGATGCTGAGGTTTTACAAATTAGTCCTAATGCGGTGGTTGATGAAAAATTAGGTTTGGTTTTTCCCACTAGGATTAGGTTAAATAAGCATTCAATTACTATGGATGGTCAGGAGGTGGAGTTTACTCCAGGGATGATGGCAAATGCGGAAATAGTGACTCGCAAAAAATCAATTCTGACTTTTATTGTGGAACCAATTACTAGAAGGTTCAATGAGGCTTTTTCCGTCAGGTAA